Proteins found in one Arthrobacter pascens genomic segment:
- a CDS encoding epoxide hydrolase family protein, with amino-acid sequence MENNSEIRPFTIDIPQGELDDLRNRLARTRWGADLPDVGWSRGVPVSYLKGLAEYWRDGYDWRVYERELNKYPQFTTEIDGQNLHFLHVRSPEQDALPLIMTHGWPGSIVEFLNVIGPLTDPRAHGGDPADAFHLVIPSIPGSGFSGPTVDAGWDTNRVTRAFAELMKRLGYDRYGAQGGDTGAVISPGLGRLNPDKVVGVHANGLSAFTEVNPGEVGELTEAERARLEHLQYLHTEQSGYAMIQITRPQTLAHGLHDSPIGQLAWIVEKFKEWTDPAAELPEDAVDLDLLLSNVMLYWLTGTAGSSANSYYETAHAGAWGASERSAVPTGVAVFPMDVSIRRTVELEHTVVHWSEFGRGGHFAAMEAPDLLVGDVREFFSKLR; translated from the coding sequence ATGGAGAACAACAGTGAAATCCGGCCCTTCACCATCGACATTCCCCAGGGTGAGCTGGATGACCTTCGGAACCGGCTCGCCAGGACCCGGTGGGGCGCGGACCTGCCCGATGTCGGCTGGAGCCGCGGGGTGCCGGTGAGCTACCTCAAGGGGCTGGCCGAGTACTGGCGCGATGGCTACGACTGGCGCGTCTATGAGCGGGAGCTGAACAAGTACCCGCAGTTCACCACCGAGATCGATGGACAGAACCTCCACTTCCTGCACGTACGCTCGCCGGAGCAGGACGCGCTGCCGCTGATCATGACCCACGGCTGGCCCGGCTCGATTGTGGAGTTCCTGAACGTCATCGGCCCGCTGACAGACCCCAGGGCACACGGCGGAGACCCGGCGGACGCCTTCCACCTGGTGATCCCGTCGATCCCCGGCAGCGGCTTCTCCGGACCAACCGTCGACGCCGGCTGGGACACCAACCGGGTGACCAGGGCGTTCGCTGAGCTGATGAAACGGCTTGGCTACGACCGCTACGGCGCGCAGGGCGGGGACACCGGCGCGGTCATCTCCCCGGGGCTCGGCCGGCTCAACCCCGACAAGGTCGTCGGCGTCCACGCGAACGGGCTCTCCGCGTTCACGGAGGTCAACCCCGGCGAGGTGGGGGAGCTGACCGAGGCCGAGCGGGCGCGGCTGGAGCACCTGCAGTACCTACACACCGAGCAGTCCGGCTACGCGATGATCCAGATCACCCGGCCACAGACCCTGGCGCACGGGCTGCACGACTCCCCGATCGGGCAGTTGGCCTGGATCGTGGAGAAGTTCAAGGAGTGGACCGATCCGGCCGCCGAACTGCCCGAGGACGCGGTGGACCTGGACCTGTTGCTCTCCAACGTGATGCTGTATTGGCTGACCGGCACCGCCGGGTCCTCGGCCAACAGCTACTACGAGACCGCACATGCCGGAGCTTGGGGCGCGAGTGAGCGTTCCGCGGTGCCGACCGGGGTTGCGGTGTTTCCCATGGATGTGTCGATCCGGCGGACTGTCGAGCTCGAACACACGGTGGTGCACTGGTCCGAATTCGGCCGCGGCGGCCACTTCGCCGCCATGGAGGCCCCAGACCTGCTCGTCGGTGACGTCCGGGAGTTTTTCAGCAAGTTACGCTGA